A region of Oryctolagus cuniculus chromosome 3, mOryCun1.1, whole genome shotgun sequence DNA encodes the following proteins:
- the SPEG gene encoding striated muscle preferentially expressed protein kinase isoform X7 produces MKLSPSQNRRASDSGCKAPPTFKVSLMDQSVREGQDVVMSIRVQGEPKPVVSWLRNRQPVRPDQRRFAEEAEGGLCRLRILAAERGDAGFYTCKAVNEYGARQCEARLEVRGE; encoded by the exons ATGAAGCTCAGTCCCAGCCAGAACCGCCGTGCTTCCGACAGCGGCTGCAAGGCACCCCCCACCTTCAAG GTCTCACTCATGGACCAGTCAGTGCGAGAAGGCCAGGACGTCGTCATGAGCATCCGCGTGCAGGGGGAGCCCAAGCCGGTGGTGTCCTG GCTGAGAAACCGGCAGCCCGTGCGCCCGGACCAGCGGCGCTTCGCGGAGGAGGCCGAGGGCGGGCTGTGCCGGCTGCGGATCCTGGCCGCCGAGCGGGGCGATGCTGGCTTCTACACCTGCAAAGCCGTCAACGAGTACGGTGCCCGGCAGTGCGAAGCCCGCCTGGAGGTCCGAG GCGAGTGA